A single window of Jeotgalibacillus haloalkalitolerans DNA harbors:
- a CDS encoding AAA family ATPase, whose product MNGQVKFIISQKHSSQQFESQEWQKIEHAFKQFVGLEHIKETLKSIAAWAVINQKREEFGLKTEKQSHHMLFYGNPGTGKTTAARVMATLLKELNILERGHLVEAERADLVGEYIGHTAVKTRELIKKAEGGILFIDEAYSLSRGGEKDFGREAIDTLVKHMEDSSGRFICILAGYKREMNGFLRMNTGLKSRFAHLLYFPDYTLNDLNHIAVNMFNIKDYKLSKPAGDRLLRSMREMGDISGNGRFVRNLTEFIIRAQAVRLLKYEELTKKDCMYISEDDVLKGIEGYKKDKQDHQ is encoded by the coding sequence ATGAACGGGCAGGTTAAATTTATCATCAGCCAGAAACATTCATCTCAACAGTTTGAAAGCCAGGAATGGCAGAAAATAGAGCATGCGTTTAAGCAATTTGTCGGACTGGAACATATTAAAGAAACGCTGAAATCGATTGCTGCGTGGGCTGTCATTAATCAAAAACGCGAAGAATTCGGTTTGAAAACCGAAAAGCAGTCTCATCATATGCTTTTTTACGGAAATCCGGGTACGGGAAAAACGACTGCTGCGCGAGTGATGGCTACGCTGTTGAAAGAATTGAATATTCTTGAAAGAGGTCATCTGGTTGAAGCTGAGCGTGCTGACCTGGTAGGTGAGTATATTGGGCATACGGCAGTCAAAACAAGAGAGTTGATCAAAAAAGCAGAAGGTGGAATCCTTTTTATTGATGAAGCCTATTCATTGTCACGCGGTGGGGAGAAGGACTTTGGGAGAGAAGCAATTGACACGTTAGTGAAGCATATGGAAGACAGCAGTGGCCGGTTTATCTGTATTCTGGCGGGATACAAGAGAGAGATGAACGGCTTTTTACGGATGAATACCGGATTGAAAAGCCGTTTTGCACATTTATTATACTTTCCTGATTATACTTTAAATGATTTAAATCATATTGCCGTAAACATGTTTAATATTAAAGATTATAAGTTGTCTAAACCTGCGGGTGACCGTTTGTTGCGCAGCATGAGAGAAATGGGTGATATCTCAGGAAACGGACGTTTTGTCAGGAATTTAACCGAATTTATCATCAGGGCTCAAGCTGTTCGTTTATTAAAATATGAAGAACTCACAAAAAAAGACTGTATGTACATTTCCGAGGATGATGTGTTGAAAGGGATTGAAGGATACAAAAAAGATAAGCAGGATCATCAGTGA
- a CDS encoding trimeric intracellular cation channel family protein: MTWEVLSMIGTIAFAISGAIIAMEEEYDILGVYILGIVTAFGGGAIRNLLIGVPVSALWEQGMFFQVALLSITAVFLFPHNLLKHWKRWGNIFDAMGLAAFAIQGALYAVEMNHPLSAVIVAAVLTGSGGGIIRDLLAGRKPLVLRSEIYAAWAILAGFAVGLGIASEPWQLYILFIVTTTLRILSYIYKWRLPFKSIHTAHS; the protein is encoded by the coding sequence TTGACCTGGGAAGTTTTAAGTATGATTGGCACAATTGCTTTTGCAATATCCGGCGCGATTATCGCAATGGAAGAAGAATACGATATTTTAGGTGTTTATATACTCGGTATTGTCACAGCCTTTGGTGGTGGCGCGATCAGAAATTTATTAATAGGGGTTCCAGTTTCCGCTTTATGGGAGCAGGGCATGTTTTTTCAGGTTGCACTCCTGTCGATCACAGCGGTGTTTCTTTTTCCGCATAATTTACTGAAGCACTGGAAACGCTGGGGAAACATTTTTGATGCAATGGGACTCGCAGCCTTTGCAATACAGGGCGCTCTTTATGCGGTGGAAATGAATCATCCTTTAAGTGCAGTCATCGTTGCAGCAGTTCTTACAGGAAGCGGCGGCGGAATCATCCGGGATTTACTCGCAGGCAGAAAGCCGCTCGTTCTCAGATCGGAAATTTATGCTGCATGGGCCATTCTTGCAGGGTTTGCTGTAGGTCTGGGCATCGCATCCGAACCATGGCAGCTTTATATACTATTTATCGTTACAACCACATTAAGGATTCTATCTTATATTTATAAATGGAGATTACCGTTTAAATCCATTCATACAGCACACTCTTAA